From one Bacillaceae bacterium S4-13-56 genomic stretch:
- a CDS encoding peptidylprolyl isomerase, with protein MKKLSWTILLGLTLTLLLAACGTTTEEGQGNNQSKEDQWGDYPNDVEENPVVTITMENEEEIVIELYPKIAPNTVANFVSLVESGYYDGVIFHRVIPDFMIQGGDPEGTGMGGPGYSIAGEFTANGFENNLLHERGVLSMARTQDPNSAGSQFFIMVADYPSLDEQYASFGKVLKGMETVDSIVSVDRNEQDKPKEDQRMKKVVVDKKGYDYPEPRKQ; from the coding sequence ATGAAGAAGTTATCTTGGACAATCCTACTTGGCCTGACACTTACCCTTTTGTTAGCAGCATGTGGGACAACCACCGAAGAAGGACAAGGAAATAATCAATCTAAGGAGGATCAATGGGGAGATTATCCAAATGATGTAGAGGAAAACCCTGTGGTTACGATAACTATGGAAAATGAGGAAGAAATTGTCATCGAGTTGTATCCTAAAATAGCTCCAAATACTGTGGCAAACTTTGTGTCCCTTGTAGAAAGTGGATATTATGATGGGGTTATTTTTCATAGAGTTATTCCTGACTTCATGATTCAGGGTGGGGACCCAGAAGGTACAGGAATGGGTGGACCTGGTTATTCGATTGCAGGTGAATTTACAGCAAATGGTTTTGAAAATAACCTTCTTCATGAGCGAGGCGTCCTTTCCATGGCACGTACACAAGACCCAAATTCAGCAGGTTCACAATTTTTTATTATGGTCGCTGACTATCCAAGCTTGGATGAGCAATATGCTTCCTTTGGGAAGGTATTAAAAGGAATGGAAACGGTGGATTCCATTGTAAGTGTAGACCGTAATGAACAAGATAAACCTAAAGAAGATCAGCGTATGAAGAAGGTTGTTGTGGATAAGAAAGGTTATGATTATCCTGAACCAAGAAAGCAATAA
- a CDS encoding MBL fold metallo-hydrolase, protein MKNPVDLGYDLTLIDLYDLSLEQRTGAYVFDEEDLTIIETSASPSIPFLLKGLEMMQLDPKDIKYIIVTHIHLDHAGGVGLLIEKCPNAKVIVHPRGKKHLADPTKLIQGAREVYGETFDSLFDPILPVPKQQLMTMEDGETLQIGKDRLLTFYDTPGHAKHHFSIHDSKSNGIFTGDTIGVLYPQTRNDGFDLVLPSTSPNQFDPDSMMQSLEKIEGLGVDRVYFGHFGMSTEPETVYQQIRHWLPLFVEAGEKVNEEMDGASMIQKSKAVSEELYQLVGKYLFEKGLSDDHEVYSYMKVDLQVCGMGIVDYLEKKK, encoded by the coding sequence ATGAAAAATCCTGTAGATTTAGGATATGATTTAACTTTAATCGATTTATATGATTTAAGTTTAGAACAACGAACTGGCGCCTATGTATTTGATGAGGAAGATCTTACGATTATAGAAACAAGCGCTAGTCCATCTATTCCTTTTTTATTAAAAGGGCTTGAAATGATGCAGTTGGATCCTAAAGATATAAAATATATTATCGTTACGCATATCCATTTAGATCATGCCGGAGGGGTAGGACTACTTATTGAAAAATGTCCGAATGCAAAAGTGATTGTTCATCCGAGAGGAAAAAAACACTTAGCAGATCCCACAAAGCTTATACAGGGTGCACGAGAAGTCTATGGTGAGACGTTTGATTCGTTATTTGATCCGATTCTGCCTGTTCCGAAGCAGCAATTGATGACCATGGAGGATGGTGAAACGCTTCAAATCGGAAAAGACCGCTTGCTCACCTTTTATGATACCCCAGGGCATGCCAAACATCATTTTTCCATCCATGATTCAAAGAGTAATGGCATTTTCACTGGAGACACTATTGGAGTTTTGTATCCACAAACTAGAAATGATGGATTTGATTTGGTTTTGCCATCCACATCACCTAACCAATTTGATCCAGACTCGATGATGCAGTCTTTAGAAAAAATAGAAGGACTAGGAGTGGATAGAGTCTATTTCGGCCATTTCGGAATGTCTACTGAACCTGAAACAGTGTATCAACAAATAAGACATTGGTTACCGTTGTTTGTAGAGGCTGGAGAAAAAGTGAATGAGGAGATGGATGGGGCCTCTATGATTCAAAAATCAAAAGCTGTATCTGAAGAATTATATCAGTTGGTAGGGAAGTATCTTTTTGAAAAAGGTCTTTCTGATGATCATGAGGTTTATTCCTATATGAAGGTAGATCTTCAAGTTTGTGGTATGGGAATTGTGGATTATCTGGAGAAAAAAAAGTAA